CCGATGCGGAACCGCGCCGTGGCCACCGCGGCCCGTCACGCGGATGGTGACGGTGTCCGAGGACGCCATGAACGGGCCGGGCAGGAAGCCGAACTTGCCGGTCGGGTGTCCGGGCATGTTGTGCAGCGCGAACACCGCATCGCACGGGAACAGCCGGAACAGGCCGTCCTTGATCATCTCGCGCGCGCCGCCCATGCCTTCCTCGGCCGGCTGGAAGATCACGTGCAGCGTGCCCCGGAAGGACTTGTGCACGGCCAGGTAGCGCGCCGCGGCCAGTAGCGTGGCAGTGTGGCCGTCATGGCCGCAGGCGTGCATCTTGCCGTCGATCTTGCTCGCATACGGCAGGCCGGTGGTTTCACGGATCGGCAGCGCATCCATGTCGGCGCGCAGGCCGATGGCAGGGCCGTCGCCGTGGCGCAGCGTGCCGACCACGCCGGTGCCGCCCAGGCCGCGATGCACGGCATAACCCCATGCCCGCAGGCACTCGGCCACCAGGTCGCTGGTGGCGAACTCCTCGAAGCCCAGCTCGGGATGGGCATGGATGCGGTGGCGCAGGTCCACCATCTCGGCTTCGATGGCGCGGATGCCGGGCAGGACGGGATCTGGATGCATGGGGTTTCCGGCGTTTTGTGGGGGTGATTGCGGGTGCGATTGCGGGGAATCGGGTGCGGCGATCTTAGGCATCGCCCGCTCGTGCCGATAGCCGCAAAACTGTTATCCTGACAACCTTTGGTTGTCACCCACCCGATCCAGCATGTCGATGAAACTGCACCAGCTCCAGGCGCTGGTCGCCGTTGCCGATGCCGGCAGCATCCGCGCCGCCGCCCGGCTGGCCGGGCTGTCGCAGGCGGCGGTGACCAAGGCGCTGCGCGAACTGGAAA
This genomic window from Cupriavidus sp. P-10 contains:
- a CDS encoding M20 aminoacylase family protein, which encodes MHPDPVLPGIRAIEAEMVDLRHRIHAHPELGFEEFATSDLVAECLRAWGYAVHRGLGGTGVVGTLRHGDGPAIGLRADMDALPIRETTGLPYASKIDGKMHACGHDGHTATLLAAARYLAVHKSFRGTLHVIFQPAEEGMGGAREMIKDGLFRLFPCDAVFALHNMPGHPTGKFGFLPGPFMASSDTVTIRVTGRGGHGAVPHRAVDPVVACASMVMALQSVVSRNVNPLDMAIVTVGAIEAGKASNVIPESAELRLSVRALKAEVRDLLQARITALAHAQADSFGASAEVHYDRRYPVLVNDPATTELAREVAREWLGEGGLIGDMVPLTGSEDFSFMLEECPGCYLIVGNGDGEGGCMVHNPGYDFNDECLPLAATYWVKLVERYLR